One Candidatus Vicinibacter affinis DNA window includes the following coding sequences:
- a CDS encoding VCBS repeat-containing protein, which yields MKPFKFLFISLALFSFNVLTSQVPTVKWWFDTKSFSAGMAAADDLDGDGKLEIVFGCYRNDGGVYALNAENGSVLWSYFPHTPADEGCNDVAPLIYDVNSDGLLEVIIASSCTPKTTCLNGKTGEVIWQANTMGSDSPPTIADLDGDGKLEILHGEFLGWVRCLSAEKGTLLWDLQVNRNSWVQTAPTIVDVNNDGQLDFVVGTWNFDNKDSLYAFNGKTRERLWTLPIHGHIYHGTSVADFDNDKKPELIVGSYNSNLYCINGDDGSIDWTYQGPGAVSCPAVIGDIDNDGECEVILTSWYKTIALTNTGLVKWEYEMPSSSYNFRGTVLADINGDAFLDVIFGTYAGEFIALNGSNGSEIFNMDIATHYGKSPFDINHAPLISDFDDDGTLDAFFVGGWGVASPTIKNNYGRAYMVSVGTGNGPDWLMFQHDIRRQSSMCYDYTTSLNDNSPDIEQELNLVYPNPATDFIIIPNKSQEIEIFSSLGSSSWKLSNIAEDRVDVSFFANGLYFIKIGNKINKFIILR from the coding sequence ATGAAGCCTTTTAAATTCTTATTTATTTCCCTTGCTCTCTTTAGTTTTAATGTTCTTACTTCACAAGTTCCTACCGTTAAATGGTGGTTTGATACCAAATCATTTTCAGCAGGAATGGCGGCTGCAGATGATTTAGATGGCGATGGCAAGCTTGAGATTGTCTTTGGGTGTTATAGAAATGATGGCGGCGTATATGCCCTCAATGCGGAGAATGGTTCAGTTCTCTGGAGTTATTTTCCTCACACACCGGCGGATGAAGGTTGTAACGATGTGGCTCCACTCATTTATGATGTTAATAGCGATGGACTCTTAGAAGTTATCATTGCAAGCTCTTGCACTCCCAAAACCACTTGCCTCAATGGTAAAACAGGGGAAGTCATCTGGCAAGCAAATACAATGGGAAGTGATTCTCCTCCAACTATAGCTGATTTAGATGGTGATGGAAAACTTGAGATACTTCATGGAGAATTTCTAGGTTGGGTTAGATGTCTATCTGCCGAAAAGGGAACATTGTTATGGGATTTACAGGTAAACCGCAATTCCTGGGTACAAACAGCTCCTACAATAGTTGATGTAAATAATGATGGTCAACTTGATTTTGTAGTAGGCACATGGAATTTTGATAACAAGGATAGCCTATATGCTTTTAATGGAAAGACTAGAGAGAGATTATGGACACTTCCGATTCACGGTCATATATATCATGGTACTTCGGTTGCAGATTTTGATAACGATAAAAAACCTGAATTAATAGTTGGTTCATATAACAGCAATCTTTACTGCATTAATGGGGATGATGGAAGCATAGACTGGACATACCAAGGACCGGGAGCAGTTTCCTGTCCTGCAGTAATCGGTGATATTGATAATGATGGTGAATGTGAAGTTATTTTGACAAGTTGGTATAAAACCATAGCTCTAACCAACACGGGCTTGGTAAAATGGGAGTACGAGATGCCTAGTAGTTCATATAACTTCAGAGGCACTGTTTTGGCAGATATTAATGGTGATGCTTTTCTTGATGTAATATTTGGGACCTATGCTGGTGAGTTTATAGCTCTGAATGGATCAAATGGATCAGAGATATTTAATATGGATATTGCCACCCACTATGGAAAATCACCATTTGATATCAATCATGCACCTTTGATTTCGGACTTTGATGATGACGGGACTCTTGATGCTTTTTTTGTTGGGGGTTGGGGTGTGGCGAGTCCAACTATAAAAAATAACTATGGAAGAGCCTATATGGTAAGCGTTGGCACTGGCAATGGGCCTGACTGGCTGATGTTTCAACATGACATCAGAAGACAATCTTCAATGTGTTATGATTATACCACAAGCCTTAACGACAATTCGCCTGATATTGAACAGGAGTTGAACTTAGTATACCCAAATCCAGCAACAGATTTTATCATCATTCCAAATAAATCGCAAGAGATAGAAATATTTAGCTCACTTGGTAGCAGCTCTTGGAAGCTATCCAATATTGCTGAAGATAGAGTTGATGTATCTTTTTTTGCAAATGGGTTGTATTTTATAAAAATCGGCAATAAAATTAACAAATTTATAATTTTGAGGTAG
- a CDS encoding gliding motility lipoprotein GldH, translated as MSCKRPFYSKEIKFPKEIWAYNQPLEYNWSIQDTHKAYDLILYVRHDDQLKYQNIYVRCHSSYPDKSVQTQEVSLELLDAAGKPNGTCNMGTCTAEIPLILNTVFPVMGDYGLKIEQYSRVDSFPGLKAVKFDLVERK; from the coding sequence GTGTCCTGCAAAAGGCCATTCTATTCAAAAGAAATAAAATTTCCCAAAGAAATCTGGGCATACAATCAACCACTTGAATACAACTGGTCCATTCAGGATACTCATAAAGCCTATGACCTGATTTTGTATGTACGACATGATGACCAACTGAAATACCAAAATATTTATGTCAGGTGTCACTCTTCTTATCCTGATAAATCGGTCCAAACCCAGGAAGTATCTCTTGAATTGCTGGATGCTGCCGGAAAACCAAATGGGACTTGCAACATGGGAACTTGCACTGCAGAAATCCCACTGATATTGAATACAGTATTTCCGGTAATGGGTGATTATGGATTAAAAATAGAACAGTATTCAAGAGTAGATTCTTTTCCTGGCTTGAAGGCTGTCAAGTTTGATTTGGTTGAAAGAAAATAA
- a CDS encoding Crp/Fnr family transcriptional regulator, producing the protein MAKYPDSFQLILKNVSRHISLNETETERFFSILSVKKYKNKQLILSEGEICYNTWFVTKGCLRGFTTDQNGFEHVLSFAPVDWWIGDIYSLISQKPGTLNVETLEVSEAILLHRDQQEQLYADVPKFERFFRIIIEKSLVHNQQRLIENLSLSAEERYEKFCLRYPQLVNYLPQKQIASYIGVTPEFFSKMKSKFYKK; encoded by the coding sequence TTGGCAAAATATCCTGACTCTTTCCAGTTGATTTTAAAAAACGTCTCCAGACACATCAGCCTTAATGAAACAGAAACTGAGCGTTTTTTTTCCATTCTCAGTGTTAAAAAATACAAGAACAAACAACTGATTTTATCAGAAGGGGAAATCTGTTACAACACCTGGTTTGTTACCAAAGGGTGTCTAAGAGGATTTACGACTGATCAAAATGGTTTTGAACATGTACTCAGTTTTGCACCTGTGGACTGGTGGATTGGAGATATTTATAGTTTGATCTCGCAAAAGCCCGGAACACTGAATGTTGAAACATTGGAAGTTTCAGAAGCGATTCTTCTTCACAGAGATCAGCAGGAACAATTGTATGCTGATGTTCCAAAGTTTGAACGTTTTTTTAGAATCATCATTGAAAAATCTTTGGTGCACAATCAACAAAGACTGATTGAAAATTTAAGTCTTTCTGCTGAGGAGCGCTATGAAAAATTCTGCCTTCGATATCCACAATTGGTTAACTATCTACCTCAAAAACAAATTGCTTCTTACATTGGCGTGACACCTGAGTTTTTCAGCAAAATGAAAAGTAAATTTTATAAGAAGTAA
- a CDS encoding metal-dependent hydrolase yields the protein MDSLTQMILGAACGEAVLGKKIGNKALIWGAFAGTIPDLDVMSNFFMGDLDALAFHRGPMHSLLFAFVMPFPLAWLVLKFYGSGIYNRKEYRMVGFITSTLFFVLMAGILSFLLIFLIGSKGYFLPVLLSIGLYFLIKELYKEYLRKDQEHPQVSYKEWAWLFFYAIITHPILDAFTTFGTRLFWPFSDVRVSLSNISIVDPIYTIPFLATVIACGFYSRTDRRRQITNWIGIGVSCSYMMATMMTRQHVDGVMESSLLKQGIVPDRMMATPTIFNNILWFSIAQKDSNYYCGYYSLLDRERKIDSIRVLPQNQYLVKEFMDQKELKILTWFSEQYYNLMDLGNGQMQYNDLRYGTLSFKFDEPKDFIFHFNLTKEGDHLKVLPERERPKRDPEELQKFWERIKGN from the coding sequence GTGGATTCACTTACCCAAATGATATTGGGAGCTGCCTGCGGTGAGGCAGTTCTTGGAAAAAAAATTGGAAATAAAGCTTTGATATGGGGAGCTTTTGCCGGAACGATCCCGGATCTGGATGTGATGTCTAATTTTTTTATGGGTGATTTGGATGCCCTTGCCTTTCATCGCGGGCCGATGCACTCTTTACTGTTTGCCTTCGTCATGCCATTTCCACTGGCCTGGCTGGTATTAAAATTTTACGGCTCAGGGATCTACAATCGAAAGGAATATCGGATGGTAGGTTTTATCACCAGTACTTTATTTTTTGTACTCATGGCAGGGATATTGAGCTTTTTACTCATCTTCCTGATTGGATCTAAAGGATATTTTCTCCCGGTTTTATTGTCCATTGGCCTGTATTTTCTTATCAAAGAACTCTATAAAGAGTATCTGAGAAAAGACCAGGAACACCCGCAGGTATCTTATAAAGAATGGGCATGGTTGTTTTTTTATGCAATCATTACGCATCCGATTCTGGATGCTTTCACCACCTTTGGAACCAGATTGTTCTGGCCTTTTTCGGATGTAAGAGTTTCTCTTTCCAACATCTCCATTGTAGATCCTATATACACCATTCCTTTTCTTGCTACTGTAATAGCCTGTGGTTTTTATTCACGTACAGATCGCAGAAGACAAATTACCAACTGGATTGGGATTGGAGTAAGTTGTTCTTACATGATGGCCACCATGATGACCCGACAGCATGTGGATGGAGTCATGGAATCATCCTTGTTGAAACAAGGTATTGTGCCGGACCGTATGATGGCTACCCCCACCATTTTCAATAACATCCTTTGGTTTTCGATTGCTCAGAAGGACAGTAATTATTACTGTGGATATTATTCTTTATTGGATCGGGAAAGGAAAATTGATTCAATCAGGGTATTGCCCCAAAATCAATATTTGGTTAAAGAGTTTATGGATCAGAAAGAGTTGAAAATTCTGACCTGGTTTAGTGAACAGTACTACAATCTTATGGATTTGGGGAATGGCCAAATGCAATACAATGATTTGCGATACGGCACTTTAAGTTTTAAATTTGACGAGCCCAAAGATTTTATCTTTCATTTTAATTTAACAAAGGAGGGAGACCACTTAAAAGTATTGCCTGAACGAGAGAGGCCTAAACGTGACCCGGAGGAATTGCAAAAATTCTGGGAGCGAATAAAGGGAAACTGA
- a CDS encoding AAA family ATPase gives MTYENFTIKSQDAILRAQQIAQNLDQQVVDSLHLCKGVIEVDESLCDFLFQKMSAKLPKIKSELDAEIRKLPKISGADKQYLSNEANQVLINAKKIMTEFGDEFISLELIMLAFLKGNDSVSKILKANNVNYESLKQAIVELRKGKKVSEASGDEQYNALNKFAVNLNAAAESGKLDPIIGRDEEIRRILHILSRRKKNNPILIGEAGVGKTAIVEGIAWRIVKNDVPENLKEKKIFTLDLAALIAGAKYKGEFEERLKAVVKEVNESNGKIILFIDEIHSLIGAGGGSGSIDAANILKPALARGELHTIGATTLDEYQKYFENDKALVRRFQPVIIDEPSVEDTISILRGVQDKYEVYHKIAILDEALVAAAELSHRYISDRQLPDKAIDLIDEACAKLRLELDSVPEEVDEMDRKVRQLEIEREGVKREKENVKIKFIEEQLANAKEKLASLKASWQAEKEIVDEIQVIKKKIDEINIAAEKAERESDFGLVAKLKYGDLKEQDLLLKAAEEKLKILPEGSRFTSDTVTANDIAGVVSKWTGIPLQKMLQSEREKLLDLETELGKRVIGQAEAVRAVSDAVRRSRAGLQDPNRPIGSFIFLGPTGVGKTELAKALAEVLFDDEKAMTRIDMSEYMESHAVSKLVGAPPGYVGYDEGGQLTEAVRTKPYSIVLLDEIEKAHPDTFNILLQVLDDGRLTDNKGRIANFKNTIIIMTSNVGSEIILENFEDLEAVGDKHRTEIIETTRLEVFEKLKSSVRPEFLNRIDDKIMFLPLTKEEIKKIAGLQLKSLIRNLKEQGVELIIKDNALNLLADLGFDPQFGARPLKRVIQKEVVNELAKLLLSNDLAKDESITLDTDAKGFTFNGKSTGVALHRESDRKSQIDALTKATKDVEEASKKIKPDQPEQLN, from the coding sequence ATGACATACGAAAATTTTACCATCAAATCTCAAGATGCTATTCTAAGAGCTCAACAAATAGCTCAAAACCTGGATCAGCAAGTGGTGGACTCCCTGCACCTCTGTAAAGGTGTGATCGAAGTAGATGAATCCCTGTGTGATTTTCTCTTCCAAAAAATGAGCGCCAAACTCCCAAAAATTAAATCTGAGTTGGATGCAGAAATCAGAAAACTACCAAAAATCTCCGGTGCAGACAAACAATACCTCTCCAATGAGGCCAACCAGGTCTTGATCAATGCCAAAAAAATAATGACCGAGTTTGGCGACGAGTTTATTTCATTGGAGTTAATTATGTTGGCTTTTTTAAAAGGCAATGACAGCGTCTCTAAAATTCTTAAGGCAAACAACGTCAATTACGAGAGCCTGAAGCAGGCCATCGTCGAATTGCGCAAGGGAAAAAAAGTAAGTGAAGCAAGTGGGGACGAACAATACAATGCCCTCAATAAATTTGCCGTAAATCTAAATGCAGCGGCAGAAAGTGGAAAGCTGGATCCCATCATCGGCAGAGATGAAGAGATCAGAAGAATTCTGCATATTCTTTCCCGCAGAAAAAAGAACAACCCCATTCTTATCGGTGAAGCCGGCGTTGGTAAAACAGCCATCGTAGAAGGTATTGCCTGGCGAATTGTCAAGAATGATGTGCCTGAAAATCTTAAAGAGAAAAAAATATTTACACTCGATCTGGCCGCCTTGATTGCCGGTGCAAAATACAAGGGTGAATTTGAAGAAAGATTGAAAGCCGTTGTTAAAGAGGTCAATGAATCCAATGGAAAAATAATTCTCTTCATCGATGAGATTCACTCGCTCATTGGTGCCGGGGGTGGCAGCGGCTCCATTGATGCGGCCAACATTCTAAAACCTGCTCTTGCAAGGGGTGAGTTACATACCATAGGTGCCACGACCCTCGATGAATATCAAAAATATTTTGAAAATGACAAGGCCCTGGTAAGAAGATTTCAGCCGGTAATTATTGATGAACCATCTGTTGAAGATACCATCTCCATCCTGAGAGGTGTGCAGGACAAATATGAAGTCTACCACAAGATTGCAATCCTGGATGAAGCGCTGGTCGCTGCAGCTGAATTATCACACCGGTACATATCAGACCGTCAGTTGCCTGATAAAGCCATTGACCTGATCGATGAAGCCTGTGCCAAATTGCGTCTTGAACTGGACAGTGTCCCTGAAGAAGTGGATGAAATGGATCGCAAAGTGAGACAACTGGAAATTGAGCGCGAAGGAGTCAAAAGAGAAAAAGAAAACGTCAAAATAAAATTCATCGAAGAACAATTGGCGAACGCCAAAGAAAAATTGGCTTCCCTAAAAGCAAGCTGGCAGGCCGAAAAAGAAATTGTCGATGAAATCCAGGTCATCAAGAAAAAAATTGATGAAATAAATATTGCCGCAGAAAAAGCAGAACGTGAATCTGATTTTGGATTGGTAGCCAAATTAAAATATGGAGACCTGAAAGAACAAGATCTCTTGTTGAAAGCGGCAGAAGAAAAATTAAAAATTTTGCCGGAAGGCAGCCGTTTTACATCTGATACCGTCACCGCAAATGACATTGCCGGAGTAGTAAGCAAATGGACCGGAATCCCACTCCAAAAAATGCTGCAATCGGAACGTGAAAAACTGCTTGATTTGGAAACTGAATTAGGTAAGCGGGTGATCGGTCAGGCGGAAGCAGTTCGTGCAGTCTCCGATGCTGTTAGAAGAAGCCGCGCAGGTCTTCAAGATCCCAACAGGCCCATTGGTTCGTTTATCTTCCTGGGTCCAACCGGTGTAGGTAAAACTGAACTTGCAAAAGCATTGGCAGAGGTGCTGTTCGATGATGAGAAGGCCATGACCCGAATCGACATGAGTGAATACATGGAATCCCACGCGGTCTCTAAACTGGTAGGAGCACCTCCCGGATATGTGGGATATGATGAGGGTGGACAACTCACAGAAGCAGTCCGCACAAAACCTTATTCAATTGTCCTTCTGGATGAAATTGAGAAAGCACATCCTGACACCTTCAACATCCTGCTTCAGGTATTGGATGACGGGCGATTGACCGATAATAAAGGTCGCATCGCAAATTTTAAAAACACCATCATTATCATGACCTCCAACGTTGGTTCGGAAATCATTCTGGAGAATTTCGAGGATCTGGAAGCGGTAGGTGATAAACACCGCACAGAAATTATTGAGACAACGAGATTAGAAGTTTTCGAAAAATTAAAATCCAGTGTAAGGCCTGAATTCCTAAACAGGATAGATGATAAAATAATGTTCCTTCCTCTTACCAAGGAAGAAATTAAGAAAATTGCAGGTCTTCAATTGAAGAGCCTCATCCGCAATCTTAAAGAACAGGGCGTAGAATTGATCATCAAGGACAATGCTCTGAATCTGCTTGCAGATCTGGGATTCGATCCTCAGTTTGGCGCCAGACCGCTTAAAAGGGTCATTCAGAAAGAAGTGGTCAATGAATTGGCAAAACTCTTACTTTCCAACGATCTTGCCAAGGATGAAAGCATAACGCTGGATACGGACGCCAAAGGTTTTACTTTTAATGGAAAATCGACCGGCGTTGCTTTGCATCGAGAATCTGACCGCAAATCTCAGATTGATGCGCTCACAAAGGCCACTAAAGATGTGGAAGAAGCGTCCAAAAAAATAAAACCGGACCAACCGGAACAACTGAATTAA
- a CDS encoding glycosyltransferase family 4 protein produces MRILLDLYKLKTLNSGLGQFSKNFAETAMRLAPAEFQFNFLLPRGTNFDAQQNPVIRAHFIRRYFSQFNPDYDLWHSLQQYPSYFPNYRTKQLLTIHDLNFLVEKSSKKQEKYLELLKRNIDKATAINCISEYTASVLKSNINIDGKPMRIIYCGSKLHEFPEFEPNFPWLQKKYFFSVGIFNDKKNFEVLIPVMKYFDDHMLVLAGNHQTPYGDKVKGLIDKYQLQDRIVLTGQIREEEKYWLYAHTEALLFPSLAEGFGLPVIEAMSQGKPTFLSTQTSLPEIGGDLAYYFESFEEEAMAQLIKEKLNEFYKNEEELKIKLKSRAAFFSWDNCLNSYLDYYKEIISS; encoded by the coding sequence TTGAGAATTCTCCTTGATCTTTACAAACTTAAAACACTGAACAGCGGACTGGGACAGTTCTCTAAAAACTTTGCAGAGACCGCCATGAGACTTGCGCCTGCAGAATTTCAATTTAATTTTTTATTACCTCGTGGAACAAACTTTGATGCGCAACAAAATCCCGTAATAAGGGCTCATTTTATTAGAAGATATTTTTCTCAATTCAATCCTGATTACGATCTGTGGCACAGTCTCCAGCAATATCCTTCCTATTTTCCAAATTATAGAACCAAACAGCTTTTGACCATTCACGATCTGAACTTTTTAGTTGAAAAGTCTAGTAAAAAGCAGGAAAAGTATTTGGAGCTTTTGAAGCGTAACATTGATAAAGCTACCGCCATAAATTGTATTTCAGAGTACACTGCATCCGTTCTGAAATCCAATATCAACATAGATGGAAAACCAATGCGAATCATTTATTGCGGGAGTAAGTTGCATGAGTTTCCTGAGTTTGAGCCGAATTTTCCGTGGCTTCAAAAGAAATATTTTTTTAGTGTTGGAATTTTTAATGACAAGAAAAATTTTGAAGTATTAATTCCGGTGATGAAATATTTTGATGACCATATGCTTGTCCTTGCAGGTAATCATCAAACACCTTATGGAGATAAAGTCAAAGGACTAATTGATAAATATCAGCTTCAGGATCGGATTGTGCTCACCGGACAAATAAGGGAAGAAGAAAAGTATTGGCTTTATGCGCACACAGAGGCTTTGTTGTTTCCATCACTGGCAGAAGGATTTGGATTGCCGGTGATTGAAGCCATGAGTCAGGGGAAACCTACCTTTTTAAGCACACAGACATCATTGCCGGAGATAGGTGGAGATTTGGCCTATTATTTTGAATCTTTTGAAGAGGAAGCAATGGCTCAACTGATCAAAGAAAAGCTGAACGAATTTTATAAAAATGAGGAAGAATTGAAAATAAAATTGAAATCGCGTGCCGCATTTTTTAGTTGGGACAATTGCCTGAATTCTTATCTGGATTATTACAAGGAAATTATTTCCTCCTAA
- a CDS encoding nucleotide exchange factor GrpE produces MSSEEHKMSGNEIEIEHIDSPSTPESQPQNTENKTDSQEKLETELAEQKDKYLRLFAEFDNYKKRTTRERIELIKTAAQDFVQIILPVLDDFDRAQKLAEEQKNDLIFPEGMKLMHHKLIGIMKNSGVEAMQSNGLPFDPNIHEAITEIPAPSEEMKGKIVDTVEKGYYMHDKIIRFAKVVVGK; encoded by the coding sequence ATGAGTTCAGAAGAGCATAAAATGTCAGGAAATGAAATTGAGATCGAGCATATAGACTCGCCTAGCACTCCGGAATCTCAACCTCAAAATACAGAAAACAAAACAGATTCACAGGAAAAACTTGAAACAGAACTGGCTGAGCAAAAAGACAAATACCTCAGGCTGTTTGCTGAATTTGATAATTATAAAAAACGTACTACCAGAGAGCGCATCGAATTAATTAAGACTGCAGCGCAGGATTTCGTGCAGATAATTCTTCCTGTTTTGGACGACTTTGACCGAGCGCAAAAATTGGCAGAGGAACAAAAAAATGATTTAATTTTTCCTGAAGGCATGAAACTGATGCATCACAAATTAATTGGCATCATGAAAAATTCAGGCGTGGAGGCCATGCAATCCAATGGATTGCCTTTTGATCCAAACATTCATGAAGCCATTACAGAAATTCCTGCACCTTCTGAAGAAATGAAAGGTAAAATTGTAGATACCGTTGAAAAAGGCTATTACATGCATGATAAAATTATCAGGTTTGCAAAAGTGGTCGTAGGGAAATAA
- a CDS encoding flavin reductase family protein, with the protein MKKTIIPGTLPTSDLHQFLLGSVAPRPIAFVSTVDAEGRTNLAPYSFFNAFSSNPPILVFSSNRRVEGNTTKDTLHNIMASKECVVNVVNYEIVRQMMVCSVDFPHEISEFEQSGLTQEKASQVQAPMVLESPVNMECVVQEIIPLGDQGGAGHLIVCKVVCMHIKESVLDENGRIDPHKIDLMGRMGRAFYVRASGNAVMAMPQTQHLPIVGYPNLPEHVKSSKILTANDIGILSGLKLWPDKTHSLELLQEEKAYQMMVDMKGDTNAHHQLARKYFEEGNIEKACAVLVVC; encoded by the coding sequence ATGAAAAAAACAATCATTCCCGGGACTCTTCCCACTTCGGATCTGCACCAATTTCTCCTTGGTTCTGTGGCGCCACGACCCATCGCATTTGTAAGTACTGTAGATGCAGAAGGCAGGACCAATTTGGCACCCTACAGCTTTTTTAATGCCTTCAGCAGCAATCCTCCAATTCTGGTTTTTTCATCCAACCGCAGGGTGGAGGGCAATACGACAAAAGACACCTTGCACAACATTATGGCCAGTAAGGAATGTGTGGTCAATGTGGTGAATTATGAAATTGTCCGACAGATGATGGTCTGCAGTGTGGATTTTCCACATGAAATCAGTGAGTTTGAGCAATCGGGATTGACTCAGGAAAAAGCCAGTCAGGTGCAAGCCCCGATGGTTCTCGAATCACCGGTAAACATGGAATGCGTAGTCCAGGAAATCATTCCATTGGGAGATCAGGGTGGTGCAGGTCATTTGATCGTCTGCAAGGTGGTATGCATGCATATCAAAGAATCCGTACTCGATGAGAATGGCCGAATTGATCCACATAAGATAGATCTGATGGGAAGAATGGGGAGAGCATTTTATGTCAGGGCAAGTGGAAATGCTGTCATGGCAATGCCCCAGACACAGCATTTGCCTATAGTAGGATATCCAAACCTACCGGAGCATGTAAAATCAAGTAAAATTCTTACTGCCAATGATATTGGAATACTTTCCGGATTAAAATTGTGGCCGGATAAAACTCATTCGTTGGAATTGCTCCAAGAAGAGAAGGCCTACCAGATGATGGTTGATATGAAGGGAGACACAAATGCCCATCATCAATTGGCCCGAAAATATTTTGAAGAAGGAAATATTGAAAAAGCATGCGCTGTCCTGGTAGTTTGTTAG
- the dnaJ gene encoding molecular chaperone DnaJ encodes MAKRDFYEVLGVSKNADEDTIKKAYRKMAMQHHPDRNPGDKASEDKFKEAAEAYEILSNPDKKARYDRYGHAGVDPQAGGGFNGHGGMTMEDIFENFGDIFGDGGSPFDAFFGGRGGGRGGRSGGQKGSNLRIKVSMTLEEIATGVTKKIKVKKQVTCKTCHGSGAKDAKSVKTCGTCNGSGYVRQIKNTFLGQMQTTTTCPTCNGTGQQIANNCTSCRGSGVEMGEETIEIQIPAGVEDNMQLSLRGKGNAGANGGMTGDLLINIEQKPHELFSRDGMNIHYDLYINFADAALGHQFEVPTLGNPVKIKIPPGTQSGKIFRLKGLGIPSVQSYDKGDHLIHVNIWTPKSVTNEEKAMLEKMRGMNNFQPHPSAEEKGFFDRMKEFFNA; translated from the coding sequence ATGGCAAAAAGAGATTTTTACGAGGTATTGGGTGTTTCCAAAAATGCGGACGAAGATACCATCAAAAAAGCTTATCGGAAAATGGCGATGCAACATCATCCTGACCGCAATCCGGGTGATAAAGCATCGGAAGATAAATTCAAGGAGGCCGCAGAGGCTTATGAAATTTTAAGCAATCCGGACAAAAAGGCCAGATATGACCGTTATGGACATGCGGGCGTAGATCCCCAGGCAGGTGGCGGTTTCAATGGGCATGGAGGCATGACCATGGAAGATATTTTTGAAAATTTCGGAGATATCTTTGGGGATGGGGGCAGTCCATTTGATGCCTTTTTCGGCGGTCGCGGCGGAGGCAGGGGCGGTAGATCCGGCGGCCAAAAAGGTAGTAATCTGCGCATCAAGGTCAGTATGACACTGGAAGAAATTGCCACCGGTGTCACTAAAAAAATAAAAGTCAAAAAACAAGTTACCTGTAAAACCTGTCATGGCAGTGGTGCCAAGGATGCCAAATCAGTAAAAACCTGTGGCACTTGCAACGGATCCGGTTATGTCCGTCAAATTAAAAATACCTTCCTGGGTCAGATGCAGACTACTACCACCTGCCCAACGTGCAATGGTACAGGACAACAAATTGCCAATAATTGTACAAGTTGTCGTGGTAGTGGCGTCGAAATGGGGGAAGAAACAATAGAAATCCAAATTCCTGCCGGAGTAGAGGACAACATGCAACTCTCCTTAAGAGGTAAAGGCAATGCCGGGGCCAATGGAGGCATGACCGGAGATTTGTTGATCAATATCGAACAAAAACCACACGAGTTATTTTCACGGGATGGCATGAACATCCATTATGACTTATACATCAACTTCGCAGATGCGGCTCTGGGACATCAATTTGAAGTACCGACGCTTGGAAACCCGGTCAAAATAAAAATACCGCCCGGAACTCAAAGTGGAAAAATCTTCCGCCTGAAAGGTCTTGGCATTCCTTCTGTGCAATCTTATGACAAGGGGGATCATTTGATCCATGTAAATATTTGGACTCCAAAGAGCGTCACCAATGAAGAAAAGGCCATGTTGGAAAAAATGAGAGGCATGAACAATTTTCAGCCGCATCCTTCCGCTGAAGAAAAAGGCTTTTTCGACAGGATGAAAGAATTTTTCAATGCATAG
- a CDS encoding TlpA family protein disulfide reductase codes for MFKNFLIGLAMVTTFVLVRYFYFKPMLVFGEDSPTFTAQDVNGKNLSLKDYQGYYLLIDFWGSWCAPCRRENPILAMMYDKYKDRNFKSASGIKFLSIALEKDRESALNAMAKDGLVWPDHIIETQMLKSPMATLFGIKQIPTKFLIGPNGKIILSDPDIKELDDYLAKDRPIN; via the coding sequence ATGTTTAAAAACTTTCTGATTGGACTTGCAATGGTTACAACTTTTGTATTGGTCAGGTATTTTTACTTCAAACCGATGCTGGTGTTTGGTGAAGATTCCCCAACTTTTACCGCTCAGGATGTAAACGGTAAAAATTTAAGTCTAAAAGATTATCAGGGGTACTACCTTTTAATAGATTTCTGGGGTAGCTGGTGCGCACCTTGTCGACGTGAAAATCCTATACTCGCCATGATGTATGACAAATACAAGGACCGGAATTTCAAATCTGCCTCCGGGATTAAATTCTTAAGCATCGCATTGGAAAAAGATCGGGAATCTGCTTTAAACGCCATGGCAAAAGATGGTCTCGTATGGCCGGATCACATCATCGAAACGCAAATGTTGAAAAGCCCTATGGCTACTTTATTCGGAATTAAACAAATTCCGACCAAATTCCTGATAGGCCCTAACGGAAAAATTATACTTTCTGACCCGGATATCAAGGAACTGGACGACTACCTGGCAAAAGACAGACCGATAAACTGA